In Paenibacillus larvae subsp. larvae, the following proteins share a genomic window:
- the aroA gene encoding 3-phosphoshikimate 1-carboxyvinyltransferase: MKAIVHPTPRLSGDIQALSSKNYTTRFLLAAALSEGTSTIYYPAQSEDGEAMRRCIRDLGARIEEDDQKIIITGFGKYPQQVKELNVGNAGAVLRFLMSVAAFCQEVTFVNAYPESLGKRPHDDLIHALEQMGVEVVNQDGRLPITIRGGEPRGGRIQVSGNVSSQFLSSILFIAPLLKEDSEIEVLHDLKSKIVIGQTLDVLKQAGIRVEASKDLMHYRIPGNQTYQPREYVVQGDYPGSAAILAAAAVTESDVTVNNLEENSLQGERACIDVLRQMGVLLTHKDRQVQVKGNGRLKPVEFDGDEFTDAVLAMVATAVFADGTTRFYNVENLRYKECDRITDFLTELRKAGASVEERQSEIIVHGKPEGVEGGVEIDAHIDHRVIMALSVVGLRSRKGLTIRDAQHVAKSYPHFFNHLQALGAHIELMN; the protein is encoded by the coding sequence ATGAAGGCTATTGTTCATCCAACTCCCCGTTTGTCAGGGGACATACAGGCCTTGTCGTCGAAGAATTATACCACCCGCTTTTTATTGGCTGCTGCACTTTCAGAAGGAACCAGTACAATCTATTATCCGGCTCAAAGTGAGGATGGAGAAGCGATGCGCCGTTGTATCCGGGATTTGGGCGCCCGGATTGAAGAGGATGATCAGAAGATAATCATTACGGGGTTTGGTAAGTATCCGCAACAGGTGAAAGAACTGAATGTGGGGAATGCCGGGGCTGTGTTGAGGTTTCTGATGTCGGTTGCAGCTTTCTGCCAGGAGGTGACCTTCGTCAATGCTTATCCGGAATCACTTGGAAAACGGCCTCACGATGATTTAATCCACGCTTTGGAACAAATGGGAGTTGAAGTAGTAAATCAGGATGGCCGTCTGCCGATAACAATAAGAGGGGGAGAGCCTCGCGGAGGCCGTATCCAGGTTTCCGGTAACGTCAGTTCGCAATTTTTAAGCTCTATATTGTTTATTGCTCCTTTATTAAAAGAAGATAGTGAAATTGAAGTGCTGCATGATTTAAAATCCAAAATTGTCATCGGGCAGACACTGGATGTACTAAAACAAGCCGGCATTCGGGTAGAGGCAAGTAAAGACCTGATGCATTACCGCATTCCGGGAAATCAGACTTATCAGCCAAGAGAGTATGTCGTGCAGGGGGATTACCCGGGATCAGCGGCCATTTTGGCTGCGGCGGCAGTTACGGAGTCCGATGTTACAGTGAATAACCTTGAAGAAAACAGTCTGCAAGGGGAGCGGGCTTGTATAGATGTTCTTCGCCAAATGGGAGTTCTGCTTACACATAAGGATAGGCAGGTGCAGGTAAAGGGTAACGGAAGGCTTAAGCCTGTAGAATTTGACGGAGACGAATTTACAGATGCTGTATTGGCTATGGTAGCCACTGCTGTTTTCGCCGATGGAACGACCCGTTTTTACAATGTAGAGAATCTTAGGTATAAGGAATGTGACCGGATTACGGACTTTCTGACAGAACTTCGAAAAGCGGGGGCCAGTGTGGAGGAAAGACAGAGTGAAATTATTGTGCACGGGAAGCCTGAAGGGGTGGAGGGCGGCGTGGAAATAGATGCGCATATAGATCACCGTGTGATCATGGCTCTTTCCGTAGTTGGCTTAAGATCACGTAAAGGTCTGACTATCCGTGATGCCCAGCATGTAGCGAAATCTTACCCGCATTTTTTCAATCACTTGCAAGCATTAGGAGCCCACATCGAACTGATGAACTGA
- the crcB gene encoding fluoride efflux transporter CrcB, giving the protein MLAVGIAGIVGAWCRYLISLAANPVGAAEFPWGTLACNLAGCLFLGYLGRAAFLKWSPRLQLAINTGFIGSFTTFSTFSVETVELFRGGEIGMAIAYVLLSLWGGLGLAWAGFALAKRKEGMKRDA; this is encoded by the coding sequence GTGCTGGCTGTCGGGATTGCCGGAATAGTTGGAGCCTGGTGCCGATATCTGATTTCATTGGCCGCAAATCCGGTTGGCGCTGCTGAATTTCCCTGGGGGACCTTGGCCTGTAATTTAGCCGGCTGTCTGTTTTTGGGTTATTTGGGCAGAGCTGCTTTTTTGAAATGGAGTCCGCGGCTTCAACTTGCCATCAATACGGGGTTTATCGGATCGTTTACTACCTTCTCCACTTTTAGCGTTGAAACGGTTGAGCTATTTCGTGGTGGTGAAATAGGGATGGCTATTGCCTATGTGCTGCTCAGCCTTTGGGGTGGATTGGGATTGGCTTGGGCCGGGTTTGCTTTGGCAAAGCGCAAGGAAGGAATGAAGCGGGATGCCTGA
- a CDS encoding shikimate kinase, with protein sequence MGKHNIILIGFMGTGKTTVAAELAKSLNLTRIDLDQEIVNDQNKSIPDLFAKYGEDHFRNVEEALLHRVLMKDRQVVATGGGAVLREANCICMKQNGFVVALTASPEVIIQRVSQDTDRPLLKGNVAERVHSILKEREDTYQFADLTLDTSSGLLTETIDTIIKQWRAWITR encoded by the coding sequence GTGGGGAAACATAATATCATTTTGATCGGTTTCATGGGTACCGGAAAAACTACAGTTGCAGCCGAATTGGCAAAAAGCCTAAATCTGACCCGGATTGATCTAGATCAGGAAATTGTAAATGATCAAAACAAATCCATACCGGACTTATTTGCCAAGTATGGAGAGGACCATTTTCGCAATGTTGAAGAAGCCCTTCTTCACCGGGTTCTAATGAAGGACAGGCAGGTTGTGGCTACAGGCGGAGGTGCTGTGCTTCGTGAAGCTAATTGTATTTGTATGAAGCAGAACGGGTTTGTCGTAGCTCTGACGGCATCCCCCGAGGTGATTATTCAAAGAGTCAGCCAGGATACCGACCGGCCTCTTTTGAAAGGCAATGTGGCAGAAAGGGTGCATTCGATATTGAAGGAGAGGGAAGATACTTATCAGTTTGCCGATCTTACCTTGGATACAAGTTCTGGTTTGCTCACAGAAACTATTGATACGATTATTAAACAATGGAGGGCATGGATAACCAGATAA
- the ccpA gene encoding catabolite control protein A → MTVTIYDVAREAGVSMATVSRVVNNNPNVKPQTRKKVFEAIERLGYRPNAVARGLASKKTTTVGVVIPDISNSIFAEVARGIEDIANMYHYNIILSNADKKKEKEIRVINTLLEKQVDGLLFMGGVVTDDHIGAFRTSSVPVVLCGTADEQKLVPSVDIDHEKAAFDAVNVLIENGHRNIAMITGSLQDPANGYARYHGYKRAMESAGILLREEFVRIGNYRYESGIEATDYFLQLEKRPTAIFSATDEMAIGAIHKIQDSGLKVPDDISVISIDNIRMASMVRPQLTTVAQPMYDIGAVSMRLLTKLMNKEMMEQTQVILPHEVIYRNSVARHS, encoded by the coding sequence GTGACAGTAACTATTTATGACGTAGCAAGAGAAGCTGGTGTTTCCATGGCTACCGTTTCTCGGGTTGTGAATAACAATCCGAACGTGAAGCCTCAAACCCGAAAAAAAGTATTTGAAGCTATCGAACGTTTAGGCTACCGGCCAAATGCCGTAGCAAGAGGGTTGGCTAGCAAAAAGACAACAACCGTTGGGGTTGTTATTCCTGATATCTCGAACTCCATCTTTGCTGAAGTGGCTCGGGGAATCGAGGATATTGCGAATATGTATCACTATAATATCATCTTAAGCAATGCCGATAAAAAGAAGGAAAAGGAAATCCGGGTTATTAACACTCTACTTGAAAAACAGGTAGACGGGCTGCTTTTTATGGGTGGAGTAGTGACGGATGACCACATTGGAGCATTCCGTACATCATCGGTACCAGTAGTTTTATGCGGGACCGCTGATGAACAGAAACTGGTTCCTTCCGTTGATATAGATCATGAGAAAGCGGCTTTTGATGCGGTCAATGTATTGATTGAAAACGGACATCGTAACATTGCCATGATTACTGGATCACTTCAAGATCCGGCCAACGGTTATGCCCGTTACCATGGGTACAAACGGGCTATGGAATCAGCAGGAATTCTGCTTAGGGAAGAGTTTGTCCGTATCGGAAATTACCGTTATGAGTCCGGTATTGAAGCTACTGACTATTTCTTGCAGCTAGAAAAAAGACCAACAGCGATCTTTTCCGCTACGGATGAAATGGCGATTGGAGCCATACATAAAATCCAGGATTCAGGCCTGAAGGTGCCTGATGATATTTCGGTCATAAGTATTGATAATATCCGGATGGCTTCCATGGTAAGGCCTCAGCTTACAACAGTAGCCCAACCTATGTATGACATTGGTGCTGTTTCTATGCGCTTGCTTACCAAATTGATGAACAAGGAAATGATGGAACAGACCCAAGTTATTCTTCCACATGAAGTAATCTACAGAAATTCAGTGGCTCGGCATTCCTGA
- the acsA gene encoding acetate--CoA ligase, which translates to MNQLKGEVIKEVTQKSNLGNYEQARANFSWDSIEQHFSWHQTGKVNMAYEAIDRHAESDRKNKIALLYSDNRRDEQYTFEQMKAKSNQFGNLLRKLGVHKGDRVFIFMPRTPELYFALLGTIKIGAVVGPLFEAFMEMAVCDRLKDSEAVAIVTTPALVSRVPEKDLPNLKHVIVVGEDLKLDKGQVDFYKEMNQASEELDIEWVDREDGMILHYTSGSTGKPKGVYHVHNAMIQQYYTGKVVLELQEDDVYWCTADPGWVTGTSYGIFAPWLNGATNVIRGGRFSPQDWYQTIEKHQVTVWYSAPTAFRMLMGAGDDVVKQFDLSSLRHILSVGEPLNPEVVRWGLKVYNHRIHDTWWMTETGAQVICNFPSMPMKPGSMGRPIPGVEAAIIDDQGNVLPPNRMGNLAVKTPWPSMMRKIWNNPSKYEEYFRIPGWYISGDSAFMDEDGYFWFQGRIDDVINTAGERVGPFEVESKLVEHPAVAEAGVIGKPDPMRGEIIKAFISLREGYTSSDELKEEISNFVKVGLSAHAAPREIEFKDKLPKTRSGKIMRRVLKAWELNLPTGDLSTIEE; encoded by the coding sequence ATGAACCAATTGAAAGGAGAAGTCATTAAAGAGGTTACTCAGAAGTCCAATCTAGGCAATTATGAGCAGGCCAGGGCCAATTTCTCGTGGGACAGTATCGAGCAACACTTTTCGTGGCATCAGACAGGCAAAGTCAATATGGCTTACGAAGCAATTGATCGACATGCGGAATCAGATAGAAAGAATAAGATAGCTCTATTGTACAGCGATAATCGTAGAGATGAACAATATACTTTTGAACAAATGAAGGCAAAATCAAATCAATTTGGCAACTTGCTCCGCAAATTGGGGGTCCATAAAGGGGATCGGGTATTTATTTTTATGCCAAGAACACCAGAACTGTATTTTGCACTGTTAGGAACAATCAAAATAGGAGCGGTGGTAGGCCCGTTATTCGAAGCCTTCATGGAAATGGCCGTATGCGACCGGCTGAAGGATAGCGAAGCCGTGGCAATTGTAACGACACCTGCCCTTGTTTCCAGGGTACCTGAAAAAGATTTACCCAATTTGAAACATGTGATTGTTGTTGGCGAGGACCTCAAACTGGATAAAGGGCAAGTTGATTTTTATAAAGAAATGAACCAGGCTTCGGAAGAACTGGACATAGAATGGGTAGACCGTGAAGATGGCATGATTCTGCACTATACATCCGGCTCGACAGGAAAACCCAAAGGCGTCTACCATGTTCATAACGCCATGATCCAGCAGTATTATACAGGGAAAGTCGTACTGGAGCTGCAGGAAGATGATGTTTACTGGTGTACGGCTGATCCTGGTTGGGTAACAGGTACGTCTTATGGTATCTTTGCCCCTTGGCTCAATGGGGCCACTAACGTTATCAGAGGGGGGCGTTTCAGCCCGCAAGACTGGTATCAAACGATTGAAAAGCACCAGGTGACCGTCTGGTATAGTGCACCAACTGCCTTCCGGATGCTGATGGGTGCAGGTGATGATGTAGTTAAGCAGTTTGATTTGTCTTCTCTCCGGCATATATTAAGTGTAGGTGAACCTCTCAACCCTGAAGTCGTAAGATGGGGATTAAAAGTATATAACCATAGGATTCATGATACTTGGTGGATGACGGAAACTGGAGCCCAGGTAATTTGTAACTTTCCAAGTATGCCGATGAAACCAGGGTCGATGGGACGTCCGATTCCGGGAGTCGAGGCAGCGATTATCGATGATCAGGGGAATGTACTGCCTCCGAACCGGATGGGGAATCTGGCAGTAAAGACTCCGTGGCCGTCGATGATGCGTAAAATTTGGAACAACCCGTCCAAATACGAGGAATACTTCCGTATTCCAGGCTGGTACATTTCGGGAGACTCGGCTTTCATGGATGAAGACGGATATTTCTGGTTCCAGGGAAGAATTGATGATGTCATCAACACGGCTGGGGAACGGGTAGGCCCTTTTGAAGTTGAAAGCAAGCTTGTAGAGCATCCTGCTGTAGCTGAAGCGGGTGTAATCGGTAAACCTGATCCAATGCGGGGAGAAATTATCAAAGCCTTTATATCGCTCCGCGAAGGATATACGTCTTCCGATGAACTGAAGGAGGAAATTTCCAATTTCGTTAAAGTAGGATTATCCGCACATGCTGCACCGAGAGAGATCGAGTTCAAGGATAAGCTTCCTAAGACACGCAGCGGTAAAATTATGCGCCGCGTTCTGAAAGCCTGGGAGTTAAACCTGCCAACAGGGGATTTATCCACGATCGAGGAATAA
- the ptsP gene encoding phosphoenolpyruvate--protein phosphotransferase, protein MIKGLGVSAGIAMGEAYVIPSWEWELPDEMADVNDLAFEFERLYEGIRSSKNELELIKQKIKEALGKDEAFIFDAHLAILEDPAFMNEIQTIIARQSKAAEVAVKEVIDKFVDSFSELDDEYMKERAMDIKDVGNRLLKHLLGDYEEKNHVPEEPYILVAKELTPSQLTNLDPDKVLGIVTMLGGATSHSAILSRALSIPFVMGLEGKLLRPIQQGDFLIIDGEQGELYIDPDESIKQQYRERKARFLAYQEKLQEIAHVSSVTRDGLYVKLEANINAVNEIDQAIQNGAYGVGLFRTEFLYMDRQSLPTEEEQFEVYKEAAGKLGEKPLVIRTLDIGGDKQLSYLPLAVEDNPFLGYRAIRVSLDRKELFKTQLRAILRAGNYGKIKLMYPMISSIDEVLKANALLEEAKEELRKRSLDFCTDLEVGVTIEVPGAALIADLLVQEVDFLSIGTNDLTQYILAVDRMNEHVAHLYDPFHPAVIRLLKYTVDTAKAAGIPIAVCGELAGDIRYLPLWIGMGIDEMSISVRNMLNVKNHLLSSSYQECKELLAKVLKLRTSSEIQEVLR, encoded by the coding sequence ATGATTAAAGGATTGGGAGTATCGGCAGGCATTGCGATGGGGGAGGCTTATGTTATTCCTTCCTGGGAATGGGAACTTCCTGATGAAATGGCGGATGTAAATGATCTGGCCTTTGAATTTGAACGTTTATATGAAGGGATCCGTTCATCCAAAAACGAGCTGGAACTGATCAAGCAGAAAATTAAGGAGGCTCTGGGCAAAGATGAAGCTTTTATCTTTGACGCCCATCTGGCTATCTTGGAAGACCCGGCCTTTATGAATGAGATTCAAACTATAATTGCAAGGCAATCTAAAGCGGCAGAGGTGGCTGTCAAGGAAGTCATTGATAAATTTGTGGATTCTTTCAGCGAATTGGATGACGAATATATGAAAGAAAGGGCAATGGACATCAAGGATGTAGGAAATCGGCTGCTTAAGCATTTATTGGGAGATTATGAAGAAAAAAATCATGTCCCTGAGGAACCTTATATTTTAGTGGCCAAGGAATTGACCCCTTCCCAGCTTACCAATCTGGACCCGGACAAAGTGCTCGGCATCGTTACTATGCTCGGAGGCGCAACTTCTCACTCGGCCATCTTAAGCAGGGCCTTGTCCATTCCATTTGTTATGGGGCTGGAAGGTAAGCTGCTCCGGCCCATTCAACAAGGTGATTTTCTTATCATTGACGGAGAACAGGGAGAATTGTACATTGATCCAGATGAATCGATCAAACAGCAGTACAGAGAACGCAAGGCACGCTTTCTGGCTTACCAGGAAAAACTTCAGGAAATTGCCCATGTTTCTTCCGTGACGAGAGATGGTTTGTATGTGAAGTTAGAAGCTAATATCAATGCGGTGAACGAAATAGACCAGGCCATTCAAAATGGTGCCTATGGAGTCGGGCTGTTCCGGACAGAGTTCCTATATATGGACCGCCAGTCACTGCCAACTGAAGAAGAACAGTTTGAAGTATACAAAGAAGCAGCTGGAAAATTAGGAGAGAAGCCTCTTGTAATACGTACACTGGATATTGGAGGAGATAAGCAGCTTAGTTATTTGCCTCTTGCAGTAGAAGATAATCCTTTTCTTGGCTATCGAGCTATTCGCGTGTCCCTTGATCGCAAAGAGCTCTTTAAAACTCAACTCAGAGCTATTTTAAGAGCGGGAAATTATGGAAAGATCAAATTAATGTACCCCATGATTTCATCCATTGATGAGGTTTTAAAGGCCAATGCCCTTTTAGAAGAGGCTAAAGAGGAATTGCGGAAGAGGAGTTTGGATTTTTGTACTGATCTTGAAGTGGGAGTAACGATTGAGGTACCCGGTGCAGCTCTAATTGCTGACCTGCTTGTTCAAGAAGTTGATTTTCTCAGTATCGGTACCAATGATTTGACCCAGTATATTTTGGCTGTGGACAGAATGAATGAGCATGTGGCACACTTGTATGATCCGTTTCACCCAGCAGTGATCAGACTCCTGAAATATACAGTTGACACAGCTAAAGCGGCGGGTATTCCCATTGCGGTTTGCGGCGAGCTTGCCGGAGACATACGCTATTTGCCGCTTTGGATCGGGATGGGAATAGATGAGATGAGCATTTCGGTGAGGAATATGTTAAATGTGAAAAATCATTTGTTGTCCAGCAGCTATCAAGAGTGCAAGGAATTGCTGGCCAAGGTGCTCAAGCTCCGAACAAGTTCCGAGATTCAGGAAGTGCTCAGGTAG
- a CDS encoding 5'-methylthioadenosine/adenosylhomocysteine nucleosidase produces the protein MEKIAVIGAMKEEIELLVPDMEVQGSTTIAGIEYREGSLYGKAVVLCMSGVGKVNAAVCTQILVDRFQADTVIFTGVAGALDPELTIGDIVISSDCIQHDMDVTALGFERGVIPYAETSVFKADSNLIELARFASKNFEGRTKVGRILSGDQFVAIREMVGDLHKSLQGTCTEMEGAAVAQVCHMNGIPFVIIRSMSDQADGKAHVNFAEFTVKASEHSYQIVKRMLTHM, from the coding sequence ATGGAGAAAATCGCAGTGATCGGAGCAATGAAAGAAGAAATTGAATTGCTCGTACCGGATATGGAAGTTCAAGGTTCCACCACAATTGCAGGCATTGAATACAGGGAAGGGTCTCTGTATGGAAAAGCAGTTGTCCTGTGTATGTCCGGTGTGGGGAAGGTAAATGCGGCTGTCTGTACGCAAATTTTAGTTGATCGTTTTCAGGCAGATACGGTGATTTTTACAGGTGTAGCAGGTGCATTAGATCCGGAACTGACTATTGGTGACATTGTTATTTCTTCGGACTGTATTCAGCATGACATGGATGTGACAGCCCTGGGCTTTGAAAGGGGAGTAATCCCTTATGCGGAGACATCGGTATTTAAGGCCGATTCGAATTTGATAGAACTGGCGAGGTTTGCAAGTAAAAATTTTGAAGGCCGGACGAAAGTAGGCAGGATCCTGTCTGGAGACCAATTCGTAGCAATCCGGGAAATGGTTGGGGATTTGCATAAATCTTTACAGGGAACATGCACGGAAATGGAAGGGGCTGCGGTGGCACAAGTTTGCCATATGAACGGAATTCCTTTTGTTATCATTCGTTCCATGTCGGATCAGGCGGATGGGAAGGCGCATGTGAATTTCGCCGAATTTACAGTAAAAGCGTCTGAACACTCCTACCAAATCGTAAAACGAATGCTTACGCATATGTAA
- a CDS encoding GNAT family N-acetyltransferase → MEHIKIYHSTSFVPPGTDKEIVVEGPVSPGHLLKLEMHSDLDAFRRPGDQHKALVEIAGLPEGRIIISRTNDTIVGYATFHYPDEIERWSQGNMKDLIELGAIEVADDYRSMGLGKKMIQLAYLGGQMENVITFSTEYYWHWDLEKSGLTVWEYRNMMEHLMKSVDMVWFATDDPEICSHPANCLMVRIGKKVPLSSVEQFDHIRFQQRFMY, encoded by the coding sequence ATGGAACATATAAAAATCTATCACAGCACATCATTTGTTCCTCCAGGTACAGATAAAGAAATTGTAGTGGAAGGGCCCGTCAGTCCCGGTCATTTGCTTAAACTGGAGATGCATTCTGATTTGGATGCATTCCGGCGTCCGGGAGATCAGCATAAAGCCCTGGTGGAAATTGCCGGGCTTCCGGAAGGAAGAATCATCATCTCCCGGACGAATGATACGATTGTAGGGTATGCAACCTTTCATTATCCGGATGAGATCGAACGTTGGTCCCAGGGAAATATGAAAGATCTGATTGAGCTCGGAGCCATAGAAGTCGCCGACGATTATCGTTCCATGGGATTAGGTAAAAAAATGATTCAGCTTGCTTACCTGGGTGGCCAAATGGAAAATGTAATAACATTTTCAACGGAATATTACTGGCATTGGGATTTAGAAAAGAGTGGCCTGACGGTTTGGGAATACCGCAACATGATGGAACATCTGATGAAAAGTGTAGATATGGTCTGGTTTGCCACGGATGATCCCGAAATTTGTTCTCACCCGGCCAATTGTTTAATGGTGCGCATTGGTAAAAAAGTTCCCCTTTCCTCCGTAGAACAGTTTGATCATATTCGGTTTCAGCAGCGGTTTATGTATTAG
- a CDS encoding C39 family peptidase, with the protein MLGVTGFLSTELYQYVSENVWGETKEVLAKENDSVPSNDAESKANQETQIPASARIEAPFVSQYPELPSGCEVTALAMLLQFKGIDADKMQLYNEVKKDSTPIVWSPDKKTILYWGNPNLGYVGDATGKSKGFAIYHEGLFPLLQHYIPTGIDMTGQDFSELERQIASGIPVLAWTTISYEIQEEDWVTWDTPIGPIKTTFKEHAVLLVGYDEKSVYMNDPRKGNTPVQVDKTTFVSTWEKMGKQALSYLP; encoded by the coding sequence TTGCTAGGAGTTACCGGGTTTTTATCTACAGAGCTTTATCAATATGTTTCTGAAAATGTATGGGGAGAGACCAAGGAGGTACTCGCCAAAGAAAATGATAGTGTACCTTCTAACGATGCCGAATCTAAAGCAAACCAGGAGACTCAAATTCCCGCAAGCGCAAGAATAGAGGCTCCTTTTGTCAGTCAATATCCCGAATTGCCTTCAGGCTGTGAGGTAACCGCACTGGCTATGCTGCTGCAATTCAAAGGCATAGATGCAGATAAAATGCAGCTTTACAATGAAGTAAAAAAGGACTCCACCCCAATTGTCTGGAGTCCGGATAAAAAAACGATCTTGTACTGGGGGAACCCTAACCTTGGCTATGTAGGGGATGCAACTGGAAAATCTAAGGGGTTTGCCATCTATCATGAAGGTCTATTCCCTTTGCTTCAACATTATATTCCTACTGGAATTGATATGACCGGTCAGGATTTCAGTGAGCTGGAGCGCCAAATTGCATCCGGGATACCTGTTTTAGCATGGACTACAATATCTTACGAAATTCAGGAAGAGGATTGGGTAACCTGGGATACTCCTATTGGACCGATTAAGACTACCTTTAAAGAACATGCTGTCCTGTTAGTGGGATATGATGAAAAATCGGTTTACATGAATGATCCAAGAAAAGGGAACACTCCAGTTCAGGTAGACAAAACCACATTTGTTTCAACGTGGGAAAAAATGGGTAAACAAGCTTTGTCTTACCTGCCCTAG
- a CDS encoding ABC transporter permease, with amino-acid sequence MNTAYHLFVRRVKLNAIFQYRVIKSVVDWSVALYFVVPGFFYLVSYYYYLWNTKPDWIFNVPFLTVALFFFVLIGLSTVRSFYEYEDQLFLLQRKPWIIKLRRYGIIYSFLVHCIKTALFIICWLPVMYLGFQMDMVQITYFYLFTVLSMTLFALIKRRINAVLNTIKRLTLLFLFYVAGAASYLVIILQNQPLIIICSSVTLAFTFIIALLNKHIEYKNRFLEYVDYDILDRYKHLALLLNNTGFKYKSPRSRRPAPFLFRNSTKFFKMRSRANILSECCTKAFFRDSFSAKLYIQLTIVSCYGIYQMPPLVSYIFLFMLALTLLSLGKMVWIQFIYSDYIKIYLWPYDVKRSAMKITMILLAMPSYILVVITLLAKSQSALILLASVGAGFLSFYISLFIILRWFKSTF; translated from the coding sequence ATGAATACGGCTTACCATCTATTCGTACGCAGAGTGAAACTTAATGCAATATTTCAATATCGGGTTATCAAATCGGTTGTAGATTGGAGTGTAGCTCTTTATTTTGTTGTTCCGGGCTTTTTCTACCTAGTCAGTTATTATTATTACTTATGGAATACAAAACCAGACTGGATTTTTAATGTTCCTTTTCTAACCGTAGCGCTTTTCTTTTTTGTACTTATTGGCTTAAGTACGGTTCGTTCATTTTATGAATACGAAGACCAACTGTTTTTGTTGCAACGAAAACCATGGATTATAAAACTGAGACGATATGGAATTATTTACTCATTTTTGGTGCATTGCATTAAAACGGCTTTGTTCATAATTTGTTGGCTTCCCGTTATGTATTTGGGGTTTCAAATGGATATGGTCCAGATCACTTACTTCTATTTATTTACGGTTCTTTCCATGACACTATTTGCTTTAATAAAACGCAGAATAAATGCGGTTTTAAATACAATTAAACGGCTAACGTTACTCTTTTTATTCTACGTCGCCGGAGCAGCGTCTTATTTGGTAATTATTTTACAGAATCAACCGTTAATCATCATTTGTTCGAGTGTAACTTTAGCGTTTACCTTCATTATAGCACTATTAAATAAACACATAGAATACAAAAATCGCTTTTTGGAATATGTTGATTATGATATTCTTGATCGGTATAAACACCTAGCGTTATTGCTGAATAACACCGGCTTTAAATATAAGAGCCCTCGTTCAAGAAGGCCAGCACCATTCTTGTTCCGGAATTCAACGAAATTTTTTAAAATGCGAAGCAGGGCCAATATTTTATCCGAATGCTGCACTAAGGCTTTCTTTAGGGATTCATTTAGTGCGAAGCTTTATATACAGTTGACTATTGTTTCATGTTACGGTATATATCAGATGCCCCCTTTAGTTAGTTATATCTTTTTGTTTATGCTTGCCCTTACATTACTTTCACTAGGAAAGATGGTTTGGATTCAATTTATTTATTCAGATTATATAAAAATTTATTTGTGGCCTTATGATGTAAAAAGATCAGCTATGAAGATTACAATGATTTTGCTTGCGATGCCAAGCTATATTCTTGTTGTCATTACATTGCTAGCAAAATCTCAGTCGGCGCTTATTTTATTGGCGAGTGTCGGTGCAGGTTTTCTGAGTTTCTATATTTCCTTATTTATTATCTTAAGATGGTTTAAAAGTACCTTCTGA
- a CDS encoding CoA-binding protein produces MTFENPSRDSIKDILATARNIAVVGLSDKPDRVSHMVAEAMQSRGYRIIPVNPNASEILGETCYASLQDIPEPVDIVNVFRRSDQVVPIAEQAVQIKAKVFWLQQGIYNEEAAKIAEEGGLKVIMDRCIKVEDAILNPRGV; encoded by the coding sequence ATGACATTTGAAAATCCTTCCAGAGACAGCATAAAAGACATTTTGGCAACTGCTAGAAACATTGCTGTAGTAGGTTTGTCGGATAAACCGGACCGCGTTTCACATATGGTGGCTGAAGCTATGCAGTCCCGGGGATACCGGATTATTCCGGTTAATCCCAACGCCTCCGAAATATTGGGGGAGACTTGCTATGCTTCCCTTCAGGATATTCCCGAACCGGTAGATATAGTGAATGTATTTCGGCGAAGTGATCAGGTAGTTCCTATAGCAGAACAGGCAGTTCAAATTAAAGCCAAAGTGTTTTGGCTCCAGCAGGGAATTTACAATGAGGAAGCAGCTAAAATCGCGGAAGAAGGCGGTCTTAAGGTTATTATGGACCGTTGTATCAAAGTGGAAGACGCTATTTTGAATCCCCGTGGTGTGTAA